The following coding sequences lie in one Arachis ipaensis cultivar K30076 chromosome B05, Araip1.1, whole genome shotgun sequence genomic window:
- the LOC107640510 gene encoding protein FAR1-RELATED SEQUENCE 5-like, with protein sequence MESKISDDVPIIGMEFESLDAVIEFYNTYTRRVGFDWRNRSSKKNADGVVCYVMLVCNQEDRAESKVDETRKTYPKGPTWCKARMIAFSDVGSSWIVRVVKLKHCHDLDCTNMRLLRRNKVISMQKLLNHARGPDSLSFQEKNVRNFIDLDRRSIEKGGDGKAMMDYFRPMKERDIRFYYDIDYNEECQIIRIFFPNPRSIASYQYFGDVVSFDTIYITNKYDMSFATFVGVNHREQSVLLGCGLLNFEEKASFVWLFNF encoded by the exons ATGGAATCAAAGATTAGTGATGATGTTCCCATTATTGGCATGGAATTCGAGTCTTTGGATGCAGTAATCGAATTCTACAATACCTACACTAGAAGAGTTGGCTTTGACTGGAGGAATAGGAGTTCGAAAAAGAATGCCGATGGGGTTGTATGCTATGTTATGCTTGTCTGCAACCAGGAGGACAGAGCCGAATCAAAAGTTGATGAAACAAGGAAGACCTATCCAAAAGGACCTACATGGTGTAAAGCCAGGATGATTGCCTTTTCTGATGTCGGCAGTAGTTGGATTGTTAGGGTAGTTAAACTGAAACACTGTCATGATCTGGACTGCACTAATATGAGGTTATTGAGGAGAAATAAGGTTATTTCTATGCAG AAGCTACTTAACCATGCCAGAGGGCCTGATAGCCTTAGTTTTCAGGAAAAAAATGTGAGAAATTTCATTGATTTGGATAGGAGGTCAATTGAGAAAGGAGGCGATGGTAAAGCAATGATGGACTATTTTAGACCGATGAAGGAGCGAGACATTCGTTTTTACTATGATATTGATTACAATGAAGAATGTCAAATTATTCGGATATTTTTTCCTAATCCTCGGAGTATTGCCTCGTACCAGTACTTTGGAGATGTTGTCAGCTTTGATACGATATACATAACAAATAAGTACGACATGTCGTTTGCTACCTTTGTCGGAGTTAACCATCGCGAGCAATCTGTACTTCTTGGATGTGGGTTACTTAACTTCGAAGAGAAGGCTTCATTTGTGTGGTTATTTAATTTCTAG